The proteins below come from a single Ignavibacteriota bacterium genomic window:
- a CDS encoding S8 family serine peptidase, producing the protein MQRFRFLVLFLLAAVSVAPRLTAAGNPGSADPKERLAALRGGEWAQGIVVVKYAPAARAYLSKSSAALPAASAAFLRYGVHETVQMYPSHRQSFAPDGRELGLDRMYRVSYSSTADPIEVARALSEIPGIEYAEPERIHRLAYVPDDAMLSSQYALDLMDIKRAWDITKGSRSVVIGVVDSGVLWTHEDLRENVYINPGEDTNGDGKYTTADNNSKDDDNNGYVDDVIGIDFAGKDGNGGGAYYDNNPSPTATGNPHGTHVAGIMAAIGNNAKGVAGVAFQCRYLPVKCGTDNAGDRILRGYDGIMYAADMGATVINCSWGGEGGYLQSEIDRIEYALGKGAVVVAAAGNNGRDGIFTPAAYPNLLSVASVGSGDRVSSFSNYSTWVDVSAPGDNIMSTLSSTTSAYGGMSGTSMASPNAAGVVALVASHRPELRGRALLEQVRVTSDNIDAGNNARYTRKIGYGRVNAYSALTKSLPSVRMTWSQISDTARGNGNAVFDRGEVLEVAMRWKNFLSTTKNATVTLTTKSPHVTILNGTFQLGALAAGEETGNTASPFIIQLADVEAYNEQIDLFFTITDDGYDDYGGISFIWQPTYRDHTVNDVTTTISNDGNIGFDDFSGVRGKGFIYRGNGVNVLFEGGLMIGAKVAGIPMVVDVVRNESGSVQCADFIGASPVDMRTPGARAAQEGETEFTDDNAPLGNKIGLRVRLHSYEFTDTELANAVILRYTIHNTSQDVLEDLHAGLYFDWDIGPSASSDISDFDTTTLTGYAYDINKQVPTMIGTTVLTREKPTHFMTIANPDPDTDPPVFGIHNGYTKDEKWRSISSGIWHTRSVFTDISQVIANGPYTLRPGDSAVLAFALTAGLKVADVLATTPKVLDKWREIISVTSVSDPDFAIRGLRILSIAPHPLRADDGAGLMLSYSLDTEGSVDVAVFDALGRVAARFPAVDRVAGLHTERLPLRGLAAGSYLVRVSTQRAAASAKLIVR; encoded by the coding sequence ATGCAGCGTTTTCGTTTCCTCGTTCTGTTTCTCCTTGCCGCCGTTTCTGTTGCACCGCGCCTCACAGCAGCGGGTAATCCCGGTTCCGCGGATCCGAAAGAACGCCTTGCCGCGCTGCGCGGGGGCGAATGGGCACAGGGTATAGTCGTCGTCAAATACGCGCCGGCAGCGCGGGCATATCTGTCAAAATCCTCCGCGGCACTTCCTGCAGCGAGCGCTGCGTTTCTGCGCTACGGCGTACACGAGACGGTACAGATGTATCCCTCGCACAGGCAGTCGTTTGCGCCTGACGGACGTGAACTTGGTCTCGATCGCATGTACCGGGTCAGCTATTCGTCGACGGCGGATCCCATCGAGGTCGCGCGCGCCTTGAGCGAGATTCCGGGCATCGAATACGCCGAACCCGAGCGCATCCACCGCCTTGCGTATGTGCCCGACGACGCGATGCTCTCGTCGCAGTACGCGCTCGATCTTATGGACATCAAACGCGCATGGGACATCACCAAGGGTTCGCGCTCCGTCGTCATCGGCGTGGTCGACAGCGGCGTATTGTGGACGCACGAGGACCTTCGCGAGAACGTCTACATCAATCCAGGCGAAGACACCAACGGCGACGGGAAATACACCACCGCCGACAACAACAGCAAGGACGACGACAACAACGGATATGTCGACGATGTGATCGGCATCGATTTTGCGGGCAAGGACGGCAACGGCGGCGGCGCCTACTACGACAACAATCCATCGCCCACCGCCACGGGAAACCCACACGGCACACATGTCGCGGGCATCATGGCGGCCATCGGCAACAATGCCAAGGGTGTCGCGGGAGTCGCCTTCCAGTGCCGCTACCTGCCCGTCAAATGCGGCACCGATAACGCGGGCGACCGCATCCTGCGAGGGTACGACGGCATCATGTACGCCGCCGACATGGGCGCTACCGTCATCAACTGCAGTTGGGGCGGCGAGGGCGGTTACCTGCAGAGTGAAATCGATCGCATCGAATACGCGCTCGGCAAGGGCGCCGTGGTGGTTGCCGCAGCGGGCAATAACGGACGCGACGGCATCTTTACGCCGGCCGCCTACCCGAATCTCCTGAGTGTCGCCAGCGTGGGGTCCGGCGACCGTGTAAGCAGCTTCTCGAACTACTCCACGTGGGTCGACGTCTCCGCACCGGGCGACAACATCATGAGCACGCTCAGCAGCACCACATCGGCCTACGGAGGCATGTCGGGCACCTCGATGGCGAGTCCGAACGCCGCCGGCGTTGTGGCGCTCGTCGCGAGTCACAGACCCGAATTACGCGGACGCGCCCTGCTCGAGCAGGTGCGTGTCACGTCCGACAACATCGACGCGGGCAACAACGCCCGTTACACACGCAAGATCGGCTACGGACGCGTCAACGCCTACAGCGCCCTCACCAAATCGCTCCCCTCCGTGCGCATGACCTGGTCGCAGATCAGCGACACCGCGCGCGGCAACGGTAATGCCGTGTTCGACCGCGGCGAGGTGCTCGAGGTCGCGATGCGATGGAAGAATTTCCTCTCCACCACAAAAAACGCGACGGTGACACTCACAACAAAGAGCCCGCACGTCACGATACTGAACGGGACCTTCCAGCTCGGCGCGCTCGCGGCCGGAGAGGAGACGGGCAACACCGCCTCGCCCTTTATCATTCAGCTCGCGGATGTCGAGGCCTATAACGAACAGATCGACCTCTTCTTCACCATCACCGACGACGGTTACGACGACTACGGCGGCATCTCCTTCATCTGGCAGCCCACGTATCGCGACCACACCGTGAACGACGTCACCACCACAATATCCAACGACGGCAACATCGGCTTCGACGATTTCTCGGGTGTGCGCGGGAAGGGCTTCATCTATCGCGGCAACGGTGTGAACGTGCTGTTCGAAGGCGGCCTGATGATCGGCGCCAAGGTGGCGGGTATTCCGATGGTGGTTGATGTCGTGCGGAATGAAAGCGGCAGCGTGCAGTGCGCGGACTTCATCGGCGCCTCACCCGTGGACATGCGCACCCCGGGCGCGCGCGCGGCGCAGGAAGGTGAAACAGAATTCACCGACGACAACGCGCCGCTCGGCAACAAGATCGGACTCCGCGTGCGTCTGCATTCCTACGAGTTCACCGATACGGAACTCGCGAACGCGGTCATTCTCCGCTACACGATACACAACACCTCGCAGGACGTACTCGAGGACCTGCACGCGGGCCTGTACTTCGACTGGGACATCGGTCCCAGCGCGTCGAGCGACATATCGGACTTCGACACCACCACACTCACGGGCTACGCGTACGACATCAACAAACAGGTGCCGACCATGATCGGCACCACGGTGCTGACGCGCGAGAAGCCGACGCATTTCATGACCATCGCCAACCCGGATCCCGACACCGATCCACCCGTGTTCGGCATACACAACGGTTACACGAAGGACGAAAAGTGGCGCTCGATCAGTTCGGGCATCTGGCACACGCGCAGCGTGTTCACGGATATTTCGCAGGTCATCGCCAACGGCCCGTACACGCTGCGGCCGGGCGATTCGGCCGTGCTGGCCTTTGCGCTCACCGCCGGACTCAAGGTTGCCGATGTTCTCGCGACCACACCAAAAGTCCTTGACAAGTGGCGCGAAATCATCTCCGTGACAAGCGTGTCCGATCCCGACTTCGCCATACGCGGCCTGCGTATTCTCTCGATCGCGCCGCATCCGCTGCGTGCCGACGATGGTGCCGGACTCATGCTGTCGTACTCGCTCGATACCGAAGGCAGCGTGGACGTGGCGGTGTTTGATGCACTCGGCCGCGTCGCCGCGCGTTTCCCTGCCGTGGACCGGGTCGCGGGCCTGCACACGGAACGCCTCCCGCTGCGCGGCCTGGCTGCCGGCAGCTACCTCGTGCGTGTTTCGACGCAGCGTGCCGCGGCGTCGGCAAAACTTATCGTGCGGTAG
- a CDS encoding tetratricopeptide repeat protein, producing MKVLCCDGWSVAVATVCVLMLCTVTAVAQPDQAQVAELYDKGVTAMQENRYDDAIRAFSEITALRPSESKGHFNLGKAYFKAAKYSEAVMSLRKAVPLATDAAEIQYTLGLAYGKLKKTDEEIASYKAAIAARPSYPEALLNLGVSYVQTKRYEEALGPLKAVAALRPDDARIWYSLGIAADNAKRPDEAMRAYEKAITVRGDYVDAMVNLASLYDRAKRYDDVLALAARGTALKSDEAELWYLAGKAHTAKGNPAGAAEAFRKAVAVKGGTAAAWYNLGVALAAQGKHADAADAFRGGIRVRTPFPEASLKLGESLFALEQWKDAAEAFLAAEALPSGGVSALVNAALCFERVGDAERAAGAYERALALKPDNVKAAQSLADLRMRRKEYPAAIAVLKAALVHAKDNTTLRFSLGVAQDLSGKSKEAEETFLAVLRQDPRHLKALKNLGVLRIRASRPLDAIEPLQSAAAAAPDDASVQSNLGLALALAGRKAEAVDPLRSALRLDSTFVEPALLLGATLRDLQRYDEAVPPLRTAQRALPKDGRVLSTLGEVLLKTGQTEEVARIHTELAQIDAQRAAALHALMKGSTPAAQSPSVIEAEDTAPSQDSVRVKTPR from the coding sequence ATGAAAGTGCTGTGTTGTGATGGGTGGTCGGTGGCTGTTGCAACGGTGTGCGTGCTGATGCTCTGCACGGTGACGGCGGTTGCGCAGCCGGATCAGGCCCAGGTCGCGGAGCTGTACGACAAGGGCGTGACCGCGATGCAGGAGAACCGCTACGACGATGCGATCCGCGCCTTCAGCGAGATCACGGCTTTGCGTCCCTCGGAGTCGAAAGGGCACTTCAATCTGGGCAAGGCCTATTTCAAGGCGGCAAAATATTCCGAGGCGGTGATGTCGCTGCGCAAGGCCGTGCCCCTTGCGACGGATGCCGCAGAGATCCAATACACGCTGGGCCTCGCGTACGGAAAACTGAAAAAAACGGATGAAGAAATCGCGAGTTACAAGGCGGCGATAGCCGCGCGGCCGTCGTACCCCGAGGCACTGTTGAATCTGGGTGTGTCGTATGTGCAGACGAAGCGGTACGAGGAGGCGCTCGGACCGCTGAAGGCCGTGGCAGCGCTCCGTCCGGACGACGCGCGCATCTGGTACTCGCTCGGCATCGCGGCCGATAACGCCAAACGTCCCGACGAGGCGATGCGCGCCTATGAAAAGGCGATCACCGTGCGCGGCGACTATGTCGACGCGATGGTGAATCTCGCCTCGCTCTACGACCGGGCGAAACGCTATGATGACGTGCTCGCTCTTGCCGCGCGCGGCACCGCTCTCAAATCCGACGAAGCGGAACTCTGGTACCTCGCGGGCAAGGCGCACACGGCGAAAGGGAATCCGGCGGGCGCGGCGGAGGCCTTCCGCAAAGCCGTCGCCGTCAAGGGCGGCACCGCGGCCGCATGGTACAACCTCGGAGTCGCGCTTGCCGCGCAGGGCAAACACGCGGATGCCGCCGATGCATTTCGTGGCGGGATACGTGTGCGCACGCCTTTCCCCGAGGCCTCGCTCAAACTCGGCGAATCTCTCTTTGCGCTCGAGCAGTGGAAGGATGCGGCCGAGGCATTTCTGGCGGCCGAGGCACTGCCGTCCGGAGGTGTGTCGGCGCTGGTCAACGCCGCCTTGTGCTTCGAGCGTGTGGGCGACGCGGAACGCGCCGCCGGCGCCTACGAGCGCGCGCTCGCGCTGAAACCCGACAATGTGAAGGCCGCGCAGTCGCTGGCCGATCTCCGCATGCGGCGCAAGGAATATCCAGCCGCGATCGCCGTGCTGAAGGCGGCGCTGGTCCATGCAAAGGACAACACCACGCTCCGTTTTTCTCTCGGCGTCGCCCAGGATCTGTCCGGAAAATCGAAGGAGGCGGAGGAAACATTCCTCGCGGTGCTGCGTCAGGATCCGCGTCACCTCAAGGCGTTGAAGAATCTGGGCGTGCTGCGTATCCGGGCCTCGCGTCCGCTCGATGCCATTGAACCGCTGCAGAGCGCCGCGGCCGCCGCGCCGGACGATGCATCGGTGCAATCGAATCTGGGACTTGCGCTCGCGCTTGCGGGCCGCAAGGCCGAGGCGGTCGATCCGTTGCGCTCGGCCCTGCGGCTCGATTCCACCTTCGTGGAACCGGCCCTGCTGCTGGGTGCGACACTGCGCGATCTGCAGCGCTACGACGAGGCGGTGCCGCCGCTGCGCACGGCGCAACGCGCGCTGCCGAAGGATGGCCGTGTGCTCTCGACGCTGGGCGAAGTCCTGCTCAAGACGGGGCAGACCGAGGAGGTGGCGCGCATCCACACCGAACTGGCCCAGATCGACGCGCAGCGGGCCGCGGCGCTTCATGCGCTTATGAAAGGTTCCACGCCGGCGGCGCAGTCGCCGTCGGTCATCGAAGCGGAAGACACGGCGCCGTCGCAGGACAGCGTGCGTGTGAAAACTCCGCGCTGA
- a CDS encoding thioredoxin family protein, translated as MTRIVILFLLAAAVCAAQPHATDARIYDPSADAAAALDNALHEAGQQGKHVLVQVGGNWCPWCIRLEKLFASNDTIARAIRDNYVFIRVNYSKENKNLATLERLGYPQRFGFPVLVVLDARGTRLHTQDSGFLEDGKGHSPEKVLTFLSKWTPSALDAKQYLEN; from the coding sequence ATGACCAGAATCGTCATCCTGTTTCTTCTCGCCGCGGCGGTGTGCGCGGCGCAGCCGCACGCGACCGACGCGCGCATCTACGACCCCTCCGCGGATGCCGCGGCGGCACTCGACAACGCCCTCCACGAAGCCGGACAGCAGGGGAAACACGTGCTCGTGCAGGTGGGCGGGAACTGGTGTCCGTGGTGCATCCGCCTCGAAAAACTCTTCGCCTCGAACGACACGATCGCGCGCGCGATTCGGGATAATTACGTCTTTATCCGCGTCAATTACAGCAAGGAGAACAAAAATCTGGCGACGCTGGAGCGGCTCGGGTATCCGCAGCGGTTCGGATTCCCTGTGCTCGTGGTGCTCGATGCGCGCGGCACCCGTCTGCACACGCAGGATTCCGGTTTTCTCGAGGACGGCAAGGGGCATTCGCCCGAGAAGGTGTTGACCTTCCTTTCGAAATGGACGCCGTCCGCTCTCGACGCGAAACAGTACCTGGAGAACTGA
- a CDS encoding phosphoribosylformylglycinamidine cyclo-ligase, producing MFQPIFGCAVSLTYKVAGVDIDAGEETVRRIAKAVKGTHSPLVLNDIGAFGALFDAGFKDYEQPVLVSSVDGVGTKLKIASMCGKHDTVGQDLVNHCVNDILTTGARPLFFLDYFATGRLDPNVAEQVILGFVKACTENGCALIGGETAEMPGMYAPDEYDIAGTIVGIVEKSRILNKTHVCDGDVLIGLPSTGLHTNGYSLARAVLLPHFDVTAHIDELGGTLGEALLAVHRSYLHAILPLLPGGGVHALSHITGGGIIGNTRRVLPEGLALDIRWDAWTRPPLFSLMQKLGDVPEEDMRRTFNLGIGMIVIADPAHVDDILRALAPEHPVVMGSVTRS from the coding sequence ATGTTTCAACCAATTTTTGGATGTGCAGTGAGTCTTACGTACAAGGTTGCAGGAGTTGACATCGATGCGGGCGAGGAGACGGTGCGCCGCATTGCCAAGGCCGTAAAGGGCACACACTCGCCCCTCGTGTTGAACGACATCGGCGCCTTCGGCGCCTTGTTTGATGCGGGCTTCAAGGATTACGAGCAGCCCGTGCTGGTGTCGAGCGTCGACGGCGTGGGCACCAAGCTCAAGATCGCCTCGATGTGCGGGAAACACGACACTGTGGGCCAGGATCTTGTCAATCACTGCGTGAACGACATCCTCACCACGGGCGCGCGGCCTCTGTTTTTTCTGGATTATTTCGCGACAGGCCGCCTCGATCCAAATGTGGCGGAGCAGGTGATCCTCGGCTTCGTGAAGGCCTGCACCGAAAACGGCTGCGCCCTGATCGGCGGCGAGACGGCCGAGATGCCCGGCATGTACGCGCCCGACGAATACGACATCGCCGGCACCATCGTCGGGATTGTGGAGAAATCACGCATACTGAACAAGACCCACGTGTGTGACGGTGATGTGCTGATCGGACTCCCCTCGACGGGCCTGCACACCAACGGCTATTCACTGGCGCGTGCCGTGCTGCTGCCGCATTTTGACGTCACGGCACATATCGATGAATTGGGCGGCACGCTGGGCGAGGCCCTGCTGGCTGTGCACCGGTCCTATCTTCACGCGATACTGCCGCTGCTGCCCGGCGGCGGCGTACACGCGCTCTCGCACATCACGGGCGGCGGCATCATCGGAAATACGCGCCGCGTGCTTCCCGAAGGACTCGCCCTCGACATCCGCTGGGACGCATGGACACGCCCTCCCCTTTTCTCTTTGATGCAGAAGCTCGGGGATGTTCCCGAAGAAGACATGCGTAGAACCTTCAATCTCGGAATCGGCATGATTGTCATCGCCGATCCTGCACATGTTGACGACATACTGCGCGCGCTCGCGCCCGAGCATCCCGTCGTCATGGGTTCCGTAACCCGCTCCTGA
- a CDS encoding molybdopterin-dependent oxidoreductase has product MVTLTINGQTVTASPDKTILTVCREQGLDTIPTLCYDDKLPPFGSCFLCVVEVQGASRLFPACSTRVAEGMVIQTRSDKVRAARKTCLELLLSDHYADCFGPCRLNCPADIDIQGYMSLISMGKFTEAVELIKEKNPLPSVCGRVCTRKCELNCRRNLLDEPVGIDFLKRYASDLDMATGMWTPEVKPKNGKQVAIVGGGPAGLTAAYYLVLEGYEPTIYEALPELGGMLRYGIPEYRLPKEVLDKEINWITNLGVDVHLGTKLGRDFSIDDLFTRGFKSVFVGLGAQVGKPMQVENEDVAGVLSGVEFLQQVQLKTNPPVRGRVVVVGGGNTAIDAARTSLRLGADEVVLLYRRTRNEMPANMVEIEAAEHEGVRMEFLAAPMRVNAENDRLVSMQCIRMELGEPDASGRRRPVEVPNSEYTLQCDWVISAIGQEPDLTGVTGDEQLKVTKWKTIVAKEGTFDTARPGVFSGGDVVTGPADAIDAIAAGKKAADAIIAFIERGEVHPLTQRFESKRDNFHKLTEKDLPPIERSHQHHAPERPVELRVKDFNEVEMAYDDRTAIEEALRCAECGCDVGLACQLQDYCTEYGVDQTRFVGEFNRYKVDNRHPFIRIDSNKCIRCGRCVGTCSEILNVSALGFVNRGFRTIIKPALDKALHETNCVACGNCIDVCPTGALVDKMPYKRSGPWKMDAVFNVCNYCSVGCNVTLRVKTPDIFFVTGAAPDAEPNRGELCVRGRFGYQHYLDGTRQTRPMVRKGGELVDVSWDEAFAAVERGMKKAIEDHGSDTILVSASPKLTDEELYLAGKFARAYVGTNNIASFHHLVNEADYHALDDMLGATVSTVGVDDVQNADVYLFLGGNPTAENPVLGWQMKRRMRHGAQAIVINSARIDLVPHATVWADPRRGTATVLLDGVLSELIRRGAINREFIANRTDHFDRLLQHLDAVDLEDVSSITGVAEHTIRDIASLLADPTKRVVAWYNLDSRIDRATNDLRALATLLLALGKIGVPGSGLALMSSQCNHTGMLAAGFDPKLLPGGALPANAAASSKVAELWGVDTHALFGGHSLARKIREDRVRAAFVLGENPAVTEQFGGFIRNLEFLVVADLFLTETAQNADVFLPLSTYLETDGHLTNWCGMRQQINPIGEPVNGLRSADIIARLASIIAGRDGIGLIPDAFRELAAFEACSGFSGRLDGGFVTPDGKAQFIPYSDQVIATPATAPHVLEIDARMAGRVKQIKA; this is encoded by the coding sequence ATGGTAACTCTGACGATCAACGGACAGACTGTCACCGCTTCCCCCGATAAAACCATCCTTACCGTCTGCAGGGAGCAGGGTCTCGACACGATCCCGACCCTCTGTTACGACGACAAACTTCCACCCTTCGGCTCGTGTTTCCTCTGCGTCGTGGAAGTGCAGGGGGCCTCGCGCCTCTTCCCCGCGTGTTCGACACGCGTGGCGGAGGGCATGGTGATACAGACGCGGTCGGACAAGGTGCGCGCCGCGCGCAAGACCTGCCTCGAACTGCTGCTCTCGGATCATTACGCGGACTGTTTCGGACCATGCCGTCTGAATTGTCCGGCCGACATCGACATCCAGGGCTACATGTCCCTGATATCGATGGGCAAGTTCACCGAGGCGGTGGAACTGATCAAGGAGAAGAATCCGCTTCCCTCCGTCTGCGGCCGCGTCTGCACACGCAAATGCGAACTCAACTGCCGCCGCAATCTCCTCGACGAACCCGTGGGTATCGACTTCCTGAAGCGGTACGCCTCCGATCTCGACATGGCCACGGGCATGTGGACGCCCGAAGTGAAGCCGAAGAACGGCAAACAGGTGGCCATCGTCGGCGGCGGTCCGGCGGGACTCACGGCGGCGTATTACCTCGTGCTCGAGGGATACGAACCGACCATTTACGAGGCGTTGCCGGAACTCGGCGGCATGTTGCGTTACGGTATTCCCGAATACCGTCTGCCGAAGGAAGTGCTCGACAAGGAGATCAACTGGATCACGAACCTCGGCGTCGACGTACATCTCGGCACCAAGCTCGGACGCGATTTCAGCATCGACGATCTGTTCACGCGCGGTTTCAAGTCGGTCTTTGTCGGTCTTGGCGCCCAGGTGGGCAAGCCGATGCAGGTCGAAAACGAAGACGTAGCGGGTGTGTTGAGCGGCGTCGAATTCCTGCAGCAGGTGCAGTTGAAAACGAATCCGCCCGTACGCGGACGCGTCGTGGTTGTGGGCGGCGGCAACACGGCCATCGATGCCGCGCGCACGTCGCTGCGCCTGGGCGCCGATGAAGTGGTGCTGCTGTATCGTCGCACGCGGAACGAGATGCCGGCCAACATGGTCGAGATCGAGGCGGCGGAGCACGAAGGCGTACGCATGGAATTCCTCGCGGCGCCCATGCGGGTGAATGCGGAGAACGACCGGCTCGTCTCGATGCAGTGCATCCGCATGGAACTCGGAGAGCCCGACGCGAGCGGCCGCCGCCGTCCGGTCGAAGTGCCGAATTCCGAATACACGCTGCAGTGCGACTGGGTGATTTCGGCCATCGGCCAGGAGCCCGATCTCACGGGCGTGACGGGCGACGAGCAGTTGAAGGTGACAAAGTGGAAAACGATCGTCGCGAAGGAAGGTACCTTCGACACCGCGCGTCCGGGCGTGTTTTCGGGCGGCGACGTGGTGACCGGGCCCGCCGACGCGATCGACGCGATTGCCGCAGGCAAGAAGGCCGCGGACGCGATCATCGCCTTCATCGAGCGCGGCGAGGTGCATCCGCTTACGCAGCGCTTCGAAAGCAAACGTGACAACTTCCACAAGCTGACCGAGAAGGATCTTCCGCCCATCGAGCGGTCGCATCAGCATCACGCGCCCGAACGTCCCGTGGAATTGCGTGTGAAGGACTTCAACGAAGTGGAGATGGCGTACGACGACCGCACCGCCATCGAGGAGGCGTTGCGCTGCGCCGAGTGCGGGTGTGACGTGGGCCTCGCCTGCCAGTTGCAGGATTACTGCACCGAATACGGCGTGGATCAGACGCGCTTTGTTGGCGAGTTCAACCGCTACAAGGTCGACAACCGCCATCCCTTCATCCGCATCGATTCCAACAAGTGCATCCGCTGCGGACGCTGTGTCGGGACCTGTTCTGAAATCCTGAACGTGTCGGCGCTCGGTTTTGTGAACCGCGGATTCCGCACCATCATCAAACCGGCACTTGACAAAGCGCTGCACGAAACGAACTGCGTGGCCTGCGGCAACTGCATCGACGTGTGCCCGACCGGCGCGCTGGTCGACAAGATGCCGTACAAGCGGTCGGGTCCATGGAAGATGGACGCCGTGTTCAACGTCTGCAACTACTGCTCCGTCGGCTGCAACGTGACGTTGCGCGTGAAGACGCCCGACATCTTTTTTGTGACCGGCGCCGCTCCCGATGCCGAGCCGAACCGCGGCGAGCTGTGTGTGCGCGGCCGTTTCGGGTATCAGCATTACCTCGACGGAACGCGGCAGACGCGCCCGATGGTGCGCAAGGGCGGCGAGCTGGTGGACGTGTCGTGGGACGAGGCCTTTGCCGCCGTGGAACGCGGCATGAAGAAGGCGATCGAGGATCACGGCAGCGACACCATCCTCGTGTCGGCGTCGCCGAAACTCACCGATGAGGAACTGTACCTGGCCGGGAAATTCGCGCGCGCGTACGTGGGCACGAACAACATCGCCTCGTTCCATCATCTCGTGAACGAGGCCGATTACCACGCACTCGACGACATGCTCGGCGCCACTGTGTCGACTGTGGGCGTCGACGACGTGCAGAACGCCGACGTGTATCTTTTCCTCGGCGGGAATCCGACCGCCGAGAACCCCGTGCTGGGCTGGCAGATGAAGCGGCGCATGCGTCACGGCGCACAGGCCATCGTGATTAATTCCGCGCGTATCGATCTTGTGCCGCACGCGACAGTGTGGGCCGATCCGCGTCGCGGCACGGCCACGGTGCTTCTCGACGGAGTTCTGTCGGAACTGATCCGCCGCGGCGCCATCAACCGCGAGTTCATCGCGAATCGCACCGATCATTTCGACCGGCTGCTGCAGCATCTCGATGCCGTGGATCTCGAGGACGTCAGTTCCATCACGGGTGTGGCCGAGCATACGATCCGCGACATCGCGTCACTGCTCGCCGATCCGACGAAGCGCGTCGTGGCCTGGTATAATCTCGACAGCCGCATCGACCGCGCGACCAACGACCTCCGCGCGCTGGCCACGCTGCTGCTCGCACTCGGGAAGATCGGCGTGCCCGGTAGTGGTCTCGCGTTGATGAGCAGCCAGTGCAACCACACCGGCATGCTTGCAGCGGGATTCGATCCGAAGCTGCTGCCCGGCGGGGCGCTGCCCGCGAACGCGGCGGCCTCGTCGAAGGTCGCGGAACTGTGGGGCGTCGACACACACGCCCTGTTCGGCGGACACAGCCTGGCCCGGAAGATCCGCGAGGATCGTGTGCGCGCCGCCTTCGTACTCGGAGAGAATCCGGCGGTGACCGAGCAGTTCGGCGGCTTCATCCGCAATCTCGAATTCCTCGTTGTCGCAGATCTCTTCCTCACTGAGACAGCACAGAACGCGGACGTGTTCCTTCCGCTGTCGACGTATCTCGAAACCGACGGCCACCTCACCAACTGGTGCGGCATGCGGCAGCAGATCAATCCGATCGGCGAGCCCGTCAACGGTCTGCGTTCGGCGGACATCATCGCGCGCCTCGCGTCCATCATTGCCGGTCGCGACGGCATCGGTCTGATCCCCGACGCCTTCCGCGAGCTTGCGGCCTTCGAGGCCTGTTCCGGGTTCTCCGGCCGGCTCGACGGCGGTTTTGTCACCCCCGACGGGAAGGCACAGTTCATACCTTACTCCGATCAGGTGATCGCGACCCCCGCCACCGCGCCGCATGTGCTTGAAATCGACGCGCGCATGGCCGGCAGGGTGAAACAGATCAAGGCCTGA